In Grus americana isolate bGruAme1 chromosome 17, bGruAme1.mat, whole genome shotgun sequence, the following proteins share a genomic window:
- the FKBP1A gene encoding peptidyl-prolyl cis-trans isomerase FKBP1A has protein sequence MGVHVETIAPGDGRTFPKRGQTCVVHYTGMLEDGKKFDSSRDRNKPFKFVMGKQEVIRGWEEGVAQMSVGQRAKMTISPDYAYGSTGHPGIIPPNATLIFDVELMKLE, from the exons atgGGCGTGCATGTGGAGACTATCGCCCCCGGCGACG GGCGGACGTTCCCCAAACGCGGCCAGACCTGCGTGGTGCACTACACGG gtATGCTGGAGGATGGGAAGAAGTTTGATTCCTCCCGCGATAGGAACAAGCCGTTCAAGTTTGTGATGGGCAAGCAGGAGGTGATCCGCGGCTGGGAGGAAGGAGTCGCTCAG ATGAGCGTTGGTCAGCGGGCAAAGATGACCATCTCCCCAGATTACGCCTATGGCTCTACTGGCCACCCAGGGATCATCCCACCAAATGCCACTCTAATTTTTGACGTGGAGCTCATGAAATTGGAATGA